The following coding sequences lie in one Panicum virgatum strain AP13 chromosome 6N, P.virgatum_v5, whole genome shotgun sequence genomic window:
- the LOC120677592 gene encoding transcription factor GTE9-like isoform X1 — MMGKTHRFSMGHPLGFVPDYRHGVETVGESKGLGSPARIDSGSSCALPKRKCTSVNSAEGEGASGFNVRREVFLLPRMTALNRKDLEMRLRDELTQVKALQNRLFPRGPAVSMNGAAVSEPGGGGDLHPKKKVEKLKRSNSVQSDRGVPPKVAVDRGVPPPVAVAPPVASSANYTPSFKQCANLLKSLMAHVWANPFLAPVDIVKLNIPDYFDIVKQPMDLGTIQKKMNAGRYPTPLEFAADVRLTFSNAMNYNPVNNDVHVMAKTLSKIFETRWRLIEKKLPRPDEKPPQPDEKPPVREPAKKNSTKKDTIAKEDPIKKKSSKKSAPKQDIFGEEDLVDNPVLQPKKRKTSPLVSSPVLQDAPLVEAVVPTGKRIMTSEQKYDLSARLQSYGALIPDHVVEFIRSHADDCDADEEELELDMDTLGDDTLFELQKLLDDYDRVNPSKNLTEEDLHEVESRSQYELINPSVCHEEGNELIDDYVDIGENDLPVSTLPPVVFEVETADRSSKHSTSSSSSSDSESSSSDSDSSSSSGSDTDAKALPQNSGLKENVLPVDNLDQEKGSLNTLNLPEQSTDPISVTADGEGENVSEKQVSPEKQIRAALLRSRFADTILKAHEKALDQVTKKDPEKLRREREELERLQREERTRLQAEAKAAEDARKKAEAAAAAEAAAEAKRQRELEREAARKALQEMEKTVDINEGSLFLKDLEMLGSVPGEQIPNSVGEIPTDAPGALRYPLGGNALEKLGLYMKNDEDDEEGDFTDEPVVDVEEGEID; from the exons ATGATGGGGAAGACGCATAGGTTCTCCATGGGGCACCCGCTCGGCTTTGTGCCGGACTACCGGCATGGGGTGGAGACGGTGGGGGAGTCAAAGGGGCTCGGGAGCCCGGCGAGGATCGACTCGGGGAGCTCCTGCGCACTGCCCAAGAGGAAATGCACCAGCGTGAATTCGGCGGAGGGGGAAGGGGCCTCGGGGTTCAATGTGCGCCGGGAGGTGTTCTTGCTGCCTAGGATGACAGCTCTGAATAGGAAGGACCTTGAGATGAGGCTCCGGGACGAGCTTACGCAGGTGAAGGCCCTTCAGAATAGGCTGTTCCCAAGAGGGCCTGCGGTCAGCATGAATGGTGCGGCGGTGTCGGAGCCCGGAGGTGGTGGTGATTTGCACCCCAAGAAAAAGGTTGAAAAGCTCAAGCGAAGCAATTCAGTGCAGTCAGACAGGGGAGTGCCGCCAAAAGTGGCCGTGGACAGGGGAGTGCCGCCACCAGTGGCCGTGGCCCCACCTGTTGCCAGCTCGGCTAACTACACACCATCGTTTAAGCAATGTGCCAACCTTCTCAAGTCACTTATGGCCCATGTCTGGGCAAACCCGTTTCTTGCCCCAGTTGACATTGTAAAGCTGAACATCCCTGATTATTTTGATATAGTCAAGCAGCCCATGGATTTGGGTACGATCCAGAAAAAGATGAATGCAGGCAGGTATCCTACACCTCTGGAATTTGCTGCAGATGTGAGGCTTACTTTCAGCAATGCTATGAATTACAATCCAGTCAATAATGATGTCCATGTGATGGCCAAAACTCTGAGCAAGATCTTTGAAACTCGATGGAGGCTTATTGAAAAGAAGCTTCCTCGACCTGACGAGAAGCCACCTCAACCAGATGAGAAACCTCCTGTGAGAGAGCCTGCAAAAAAGAATTCAACTAAAAAAGATACCATTGCGAAAGAAGACcccatcaagaaaaaatcctccAAGAAAAGCGCACCCAAGCAAGACATCTTTGGTGAAGAAGATTTGGTGGACAATCCAGTTTTGCAACCAAAGAAGAGGAAAACCTCTCCTTTGGTTTCCTCTCCTGTGCTACAAGATGCTCCATTGGTAGAGGCTGTTGTTCCAACTGGAAAAAGAATAATGACGAGTGAGCAAAAATATGATTTAAGTGCAAGGTTACAATCATACGGTGCATTGATTCCAGATCATGTTGTTGAGTTCATAAGGAGTCACGCTGATGATTGCGATGCTGATGAAGAGGAATTAGAGCTTGATATGGATACCCTTGGTGATGATACGCTTTTTGAACTACAGAAGCTACTTGATGACTATGACAGGGTTAATCCGTCAAAAAACCTTACAGAAGAGGACCTTCATGAGGTTGAG TCCCGAAGTCAGTATGAGCTCATTAATCCATCAGTATGTCACGAAGAAG GCAATGAGCTCATTGATGATTATGTTGACATTGGGGAGAATGACCTTCCAGTTTCGACACTTCCTCCTGTGGTATTTGAAGTTGAAACAGCAGATAGAAGCAGCAAGCATAGTACATCTAGCAGCTCAAGTAGTGACTCAGAATCATCCTCTAGTG ACTCTGATTCAAGTAGCTCATCTGGAAGTGATACAGATGCCAAAGCTCTTCCGCAAAACAGCGGGTTAAAG GAAAATGTTCTACCTGTGGATAACTTGGATCAGGAAAAGG GTTCACTAAACACATTAAATCTACCAGAGCAAAGTACAGACCCTATATCTGTCACTGCTGATGGTGAGG GGGAAAATGTGTCTGAGAAGCAGGTCTCCCCTGAAAAGCAAATCCGAGCTGCCCTTCTGAGAAGCCGCTTTGCTGATACGATTCTCAAGGCTCATGAAAAGGCCCTTGACCAG GTTACAAAAAAGGATCCTGAGAAGCTTCGGCGTGAGAGGGAGGAGCTTGAGAGATTACAAAGAGAAG AGAGAACCCGGTTGCAAGCTGAGGCTAAAGCTGCAGAGGATGCTCGCAAGAAGgctgaagcagcagcagctgctgaggctgctgcagAAGCTAAGCGGCAAAGGGAGCTTGAGAGAGAAGCAGCTCGTAAAGCTTTGCAAGAG ATGGAGAAAACTGTCGACATCAATGAAGGGAGCCTCTTTCTGAAAGATCTTGAAATGCTTGGAAGTGTTCCGGGTGAACAGATACCCAACTCGGTTGGTGAAATTCCAACTGATGCACCAGGCGCTCTCCGGTATCCACTGGGAGGCAACGCCCTAGAAAAGCTTGGATTATATATGAaaaatgatgaagatgatgaggagGGTGATTTCACAGATGAACCTGTGGTTGATGTTGAAGAGGGTGAAATAGATTAA
- the LOC120677592 gene encoding transcription factor GTE9-like isoform X2, translating to MMGKTHRFSMGHPLGFVPDYRHGVETVGESKGLGSPARIDSGSSCALPKRKCTSVNSAEGEGASGFNVRREVFLLPRMTALNRKDLEMRLRDELTQVKALQNRLFPRGPAVSMNGAAVSEPGGGGDLHPKKKVEKLKRSNSVQSDRGVPPKVAVDRGVPPPVAVAPPVASSANYTPSFKQCANLLKSLMAHVWANPFLAPVDIVKLNIPDYFDIVKQPMDLGTIQKKMNAGRYPTPLEFAADVRLTFSNAMNYNPVNNDVHVMAKTLSKIFETRWRLIEKKLPRPDEKPPQPDEKPPVREPAKKNSTKKDTIAKEDPIKKKSSKKSAPKQDIFGEEDLVDNPVLQPKKRKTSPLVSSPVLQDAPLVEAVVPTGKRIMTSEQKYDLSARLQSYGALIPDHVVEFIRSHADDCDADEEELELDMDTLGDDTLFELQKLLDDYDRVNPSKNLTEEDLHEVESRSQYELINPSVCHEGNELIDDYVDIGENDLPVSTLPPVVFEVETADRSSKHSTSSSSSSDSESSSSDSDSSSSSGSDTDAKALPQNSGLKENVLPVDNLDQEKGSLNTLNLPEQSTDPISVTADGEGENVSEKQVSPEKQIRAALLRSRFADTILKAHEKALDQVTKKDPEKLRREREELERLQREERTRLQAEAKAAEDARKKAEAAAAAEAAAEAKRQRELEREAARKALQEMEKTVDINEGSLFLKDLEMLGSVPGEQIPNSVGEIPTDAPGALRYPLGGNALEKLGLYMKNDEDDEEGDFTDEPVVDVEEGEID from the exons ATGATGGGGAAGACGCATAGGTTCTCCATGGGGCACCCGCTCGGCTTTGTGCCGGACTACCGGCATGGGGTGGAGACGGTGGGGGAGTCAAAGGGGCTCGGGAGCCCGGCGAGGATCGACTCGGGGAGCTCCTGCGCACTGCCCAAGAGGAAATGCACCAGCGTGAATTCGGCGGAGGGGGAAGGGGCCTCGGGGTTCAATGTGCGCCGGGAGGTGTTCTTGCTGCCTAGGATGACAGCTCTGAATAGGAAGGACCTTGAGATGAGGCTCCGGGACGAGCTTACGCAGGTGAAGGCCCTTCAGAATAGGCTGTTCCCAAGAGGGCCTGCGGTCAGCATGAATGGTGCGGCGGTGTCGGAGCCCGGAGGTGGTGGTGATTTGCACCCCAAGAAAAAGGTTGAAAAGCTCAAGCGAAGCAATTCAGTGCAGTCAGACAGGGGAGTGCCGCCAAAAGTGGCCGTGGACAGGGGAGTGCCGCCACCAGTGGCCGTGGCCCCACCTGTTGCCAGCTCGGCTAACTACACACCATCGTTTAAGCAATGTGCCAACCTTCTCAAGTCACTTATGGCCCATGTCTGGGCAAACCCGTTTCTTGCCCCAGTTGACATTGTAAAGCTGAACATCCCTGATTATTTTGATATAGTCAAGCAGCCCATGGATTTGGGTACGATCCAGAAAAAGATGAATGCAGGCAGGTATCCTACACCTCTGGAATTTGCTGCAGATGTGAGGCTTACTTTCAGCAATGCTATGAATTACAATCCAGTCAATAATGATGTCCATGTGATGGCCAAAACTCTGAGCAAGATCTTTGAAACTCGATGGAGGCTTATTGAAAAGAAGCTTCCTCGACCTGACGAGAAGCCACCTCAACCAGATGAGAAACCTCCTGTGAGAGAGCCTGCAAAAAAGAATTCAACTAAAAAAGATACCATTGCGAAAGAAGACcccatcaagaaaaaatcctccAAGAAAAGCGCACCCAAGCAAGACATCTTTGGTGAAGAAGATTTGGTGGACAATCCAGTTTTGCAACCAAAGAAGAGGAAAACCTCTCCTTTGGTTTCCTCTCCTGTGCTACAAGATGCTCCATTGGTAGAGGCTGTTGTTCCAACTGGAAAAAGAATAATGACGAGTGAGCAAAAATATGATTTAAGTGCAAGGTTACAATCATACGGTGCATTGATTCCAGATCATGTTGTTGAGTTCATAAGGAGTCACGCTGATGATTGCGATGCTGATGAAGAGGAATTAGAGCTTGATATGGATACCCTTGGTGATGATACGCTTTTTGAACTACAGAAGCTACTTGATGACTATGACAGGGTTAATCCGTCAAAAAACCTTACAGAAGAGGACCTTCATGAGGTTGAG TCCCGAAGTCAGTATGAGCTCATTAATCCATCAGTATGTCACGA AGGCAATGAGCTCATTGATGATTATGTTGACATTGGGGAGAATGACCTTCCAGTTTCGACACTTCCTCCTGTGGTATTTGAAGTTGAAACAGCAGATAGAAGCAGCAAGCATAGTACATCTAGCAGCTCAAGTAGTGACTCAGAATCATCCTCTAGTG ACTCTGATTCAAGTAGCTCATCTGGAAGTGATACAGATGCCAAAGCTCTTCCGCAAAACAGCGGGTTAAAG GAAAATGTTCTACCTGTGGATAACTTGGATCAGGAAAAGG GTTCACTAAACACATTAAATCTACCAGAGCAAAGTACAGACCCTATATCTGTCACTGCTGATGGTGAGG GGGAAAATGTGTCTGAGAAGCAGGTCTCCCCTGAAAAGCAAATCCGAGCTGCCCTTCTGAGAAGCCGCTTTGCTGATACGATTCTCAAGGCTCATGAAAAGGCCCTTGACCAG GTTACAAAAAAGGATCCTGAGAAGCTTCGGCGTGAGAGGGAGGAGCTTGAGAGATTACAAAGAGAAG AGAGAACCCGGTTGCAAGCTGAGGCTAAAGCTGCAGAGGATGCTCGCAAGAAGgctgaagcagcagcagctgctgaggctgctgcagAAGCTAAGCGGCAAAGGGAGCTTGAGAGAGAAGCAGCTCGTAAAGCTTTGCAAGAG ATGGAGAAAACTGTCGACATCAATGAAGGGAGCCTCTTTCTGAAAGATCTTGAAATGCTTGGAAGTGTTCCGGGTGAACAGATACCCAACTCGGTTGGTGAAATTCCAACTGATGCACCAGGCGCTCTCCGGTATCCACTGGGAGGCAACGCCCTAGAAAAGCTTGGATTATATATGAaaaatgatgaagatgatgaggagGGTGATTTCACAGATGAACCTGTGGTTGATGTTGAAGAGGGTGAAATAGATTAA